A single genomic interval of Tenuifilum sp. 4138str harbors:
- a CDS encoding alkaline phosphatase — protein MRARTLITILLALAMASCGKHEPKAKYVFYFIGDGMGVSHVTLAKLYADSVLHDSTAMSFTRFPVASLSTTYAHNRYVTCSAAAGTALSTGTKTSINTIGLTYDRTDTLYSIAKKFKEAGKKVAILTSVSIDHATPAAFYAHVGSRSSYYDIAKQLLKSNYDFFASGGFLEPYGSKTDSNAVSVYELGKVRGYQFTSSLTEVDSLVAVGAKSIVYSAPNPAPSNTLQYEIDRSESDISLADITRKAIEVVDNPNGFFIMVEGGKIDWAAHDNDAATVIHEVLAFARAIDVALEFYRKHPHETLIVVTADHETGGLSIGNRENKYDFHVKLLHYQTASEERLHKLIAEYKEQNPKAKFDDLLKFLSDKTGLSKDIELNENDIKMLNDAYNVAFKGLKSNEKTTYSETDPISKVSIQILNSKAAVGWTSGSHTGQPVPVFAIGSGQQLFVPLLDNTDIPKNIVRAAGI, from the coding sequence ATGAGAGCCCGAACCCTAATAACAATTTTGCTCGCTCTAGCCATGGCTTCCTGCGGGAAACATGAACCCAAGGCAAAGTATGTATTTTACTTTATTGGCGATGGAATGGGAGTATCGCACGTGACACTTGCAAAGCTGTATGCCGATAGTGTTTTGCACGACAGCACGGCAATGTCGTTTACCCGTTTCCCCGTTGCTTCGCTTTCTACTACCTATGCACATAACAGGTATGTTACCTGTTCAGCAGCTGCCGGAACTGCTCTTTCAACCGGTACCAAAACTTCAATCAACACCATTGGTTTAACTTACGACAGGACGGATACTCTATACAGCATAGCCAAAAAGTTTAAGGAAGCTGGGAAGAAAGTTGCCATTTTAACCAGCGTAAGCATTGACCATGCAACACCGGCAGCTTTTTATGCCCATGTTGGCTCACGTAGCAGTTACTACGATATTGCTAAACAGCTGCTAAAGTCAAATTACGATTTTTTTGCATCGGGTGGTTTTCTTGAACCCTATGGTTCCAAAACCGATTCCAATGCCGTAAGCGTATACGAGTTGGGAAAGGTTAGAGGTTACCAATTTACTTCATCGCTAACGGAGGTAGACTCTTTGGTGGCAGTAGGAGCAAAATCCATTGTTTACTCTGCCCCAAATCCTGCACCTAGCAACACATTACAGTATGAAATTGACCGTTCGGAATCCGATATAAGCCTTGCCGATATTACCCGTAAAGCCATTGAGGTAGTGGATAACCCCAACGGTTTTTTTATTATGGTTGAAGGGGGCAAAATTGATTGGGCTGCCCATGACAACGATGCAGCAACTGTGATTCATGAAGTGCTTGCTTTTGCCCGTGCTATTGATGTTGCCTTGGAATTTTACAGGAAACATCCCCACGAAACGTTAATAGTGGTTACTGCTGATCACGAAACTGGTGGACTTTCAATTGGAAACAGGGAAAACAAGTACGATTTTCACGTTAAGTTACTCCATTACCAAACTGCATCCGAGGAGCGTTTACATAAGCTTATTGCTGAATATAAGGAACAAAACCCAAAGGCTAAGTTTGACGATTTGCTGAAGTTCTTGTCCGATAAAACAGGGCTTTCAAAAGATATTGAACTAAACGAAAACGATATCAAGATGCTGAATGATGCATACAACGTAGCCTTTAAGGGTTTAAAATCAAATGAAAAAACCACATACAGCGAAACTGACCCCATTTCAAAGGTTTCCATTCAGATACTAAATTCAAAAGCTGCAGTAGGGTGGACATCGGGCTCACATACTGGTCAACCCGTGCCAGTATTTGCAATTGGTAGTGGTCAGCAGCTGTTTGTTCCTTTGCTCGATAACACCGATATCCCCAAAAATATTGTTAGAGCTGCGGGCATATAG
- a CDS encoding ExbD/TolR family protein yields the protein MAKFERKGKNELQAISTASLPDIVFMLLFFFMVSTTMRETTLMVRSQLPEATEVNKLEKKSLVSYIYIGPPMRQFQSLFGTEPRIQLNDSFKSLDDIRDFIASEREAMKEDEKPLLTTSLKIDKDTRMGIVTDVKQELRKASALKIVYAARKADKKK from the coding sequence ATGGCTAAGTTTGAACGAAAAGGTAAAAACGAGTTGCAGGCTATTTCAACTGCCTCGCTTCCCGATATTGTGTTCATGCTTCTTTTCTTCTTCATGGTTAGTACAACCATGCGTGAAACCACGCTAATGGTTCGTAGCCAGTTGCCCGAAGCCACTGAAGTAAACAAGTTGGAAAAGAAGTCGTTGGTATCGTATATCTACATTGGTCCTCCTATGAGGCAGTTTCAATCACTGTTTGGTACTGAGCCACGCATTCAGCTTAACGATTCTTTCAAATCGCTCGACGATATTCGCGATTTTATCGCATCGGAGCGTGAAGCAATGAAGGAAGATGAAAAGCCCTTGCTTACCACATCACTCAAAATTGACAAGGATACCCGTATGGGTATTGTTACCGATGTTAAGCAGGAGTTGCGAAAGGCCAGTGCACTCAAGATTGTTTACGCTGCCCGCAAAGCCGATAAGAAAAAATAA
- a CDS encoding DUF1987 domain-containing protein, producing the protein MEPLKVNGTSQYPTITLDKDAGVFEFKGNSLPEDAKSFFEPIITWIEEYAKSPNPETVVRFKMIYYNTPSSKMLFQVLKRFERIAQDGHKISIVWMYNEDDIDIKDAGKDLSNHIKIPFKLESYKE; encoded by the coding sequence ATGGAACCATTAAAGGTTAACGGTACCAGCCAATATCCAACCATTACTCTCGATAAGGATGCAGGTGTCTTTGAGTTTAAGGGAAACTCTTTACCTGAGGATGCAAAATCATTTTTCGAACCGATAATTACTTGGATTGAAGAGTATGCAAAGAGCCCAAATCCTGAAACAGTGGTGCGATTTAAAATGATTTACTACAATACCCCCAGCTCAAAAATGCTTTTTCAGGTACTGAAGCGATTTGAAAGAATTGCTCAGGATGGCCACAAGATAAGTATAGTTTGGATGTATAATGAGGATGACATCGATATAAAAGATGCTGGGAAAGATCTCTCAAATCATATCAAGATACCTTTCAAGTTGGAATCATATAAGGAATAA
- a CDS encoding peptidase U32 family protein: MTELELLAPAKDLETGIAAITHGADAVYIAAHKFGAREKAGNPIEDIAELCHFAHAYHARVYVTVNTIIFDNELKEVQELINQIYNAGADAIIIQDFAILAMDIPPIAIHASTQMHNIDADHINFLERNGVSRIVLPRELTLDEISNLRSKTKAEFEFFIHGALCVSYSGQCYMSYSLSGRSANRGACAQPCRLPYDLVDEMGNILAKNKHLLSLKDLNLSGYLADLIDAGITSFKIEGRLKDIAYVKNITAHYSKLLNSFIGLNKQYKRASSGKCAYTFPPDPERTFNRGFTTHFIDGRKPNQASLNTPKSLGKRIGMVVRIYRNYFCINSAETIHNGDGLCFFNSQNQLVGFRVNKVDGDKVFPNQMPTDLTIETTIYRNEDFELEQTLNRKSAERKVECNIDVFITANNIKLSIKDEDGVSALIEIPNGFDKAKNPNYLDTIESQLRKTGDTIFNVNRVNIECSTEVPFIPTSIINSARRQLTLQLRTKRIELHKQNLRDNTNNPATVPNPILTYKANVANRASTNFLLKHGAQSIEPAFEVKRPKGEVELMVTRYCIKHELGLCPSKQGAKPTGRLYLKNDHNLFPLVFDCKNCVMKVIQPNK; the protein is encoded by the coding sequence ATGACCGAACTTGAGCTACTTGCCCCCGCAAAGGATTTGGAAACAGGCATTGCTGCCATTACACACGGTGCCGATGCCGTTTACATTGCTGCTCATAAGTTCGGTGCCCGCGAAAAAGCCGGAAACCCCATTGAGGACATCGCTGAACTTTGCCATTTTGCCCATGCATACCATGCCAGAGTTTATGTTACCGTTAACACTATCATTTTTGATAATGAGCTAAAAGAGGTGCAGGAGCTCATCAACCAAATATACAATGCTGGTGCCGATGCAATTATCATACAGGATTTTGCCATTCTTGCTATGGATATTCCTCCTATTGCCATACATGCCAGCACCCAAATGCATAACATTGACGCTGATCACATTAACTTTCTAGAAAGAAATGGCGTATCGAGGATTGTTTTACCAAGGGAATTAACCCTTGATGAAATATCCAACCTACGCAGCAAAACAAAAGCTGAGTTTGAATTTTTTATACATGGGGCGTTGTGCGTTTCATATAGCGGACAATGTTACATGAGTTACTCGCTTTCAGGACGAAGCGCCAATAGAGGCGCTTGTGCCCAACCCTGCCGCTTACCTTACGATCTGGTTGACGAAATGGGTAACATACTGGCTAAAAACAAACACCTCCTATCGCTAAAGGATCTTAACCTTAGCGGCTACCTTGCCGATTTGATTGATGCAGGAATAACCTCGTTCAAGATTGAAGGCCGCCTTAAAGATATTGCCTACGTAAAAAACATTACTGCGCATTACAGCAAACTGCTAAACAGCTTCATCGGCCTAAACAAACAATACAAAAGAGCTTCGAGCGGAAAGTGTGCCTATACCTTCCCCCCCGATCCTGAACGAACCTTTAACCGCGGGTTTACCACCCATTTTATTGATGGTCGAAAACCTAACCAAGCATCATTAAACACCCCAAAATCATTAGGGAAAAGAATTGGTATGGTTGTCCGTATATACCGGAACTACTTCTGTATTAATTCAGCTGAAACCATACATAATGGCGACGGATTGTGTTTTTTTAACTCTCAAAATCAACTTGTGGGATTTAGGGTCAATAAAGTAGATGGCGATAAGGTATTTCCTAACCAGATGCCCACTGACCTAACTATTGAAACAACTATTTACCGTAACGAGGATTTTGAGCTGGAACAGACCCTTAATCGTAAAAGCGCCGAGCGTAAAGTTGAATGCAATATAGATGTATTTATTACAGCCAACAATATCAAGCTAAGCATTAAGGATGAAGATGGGGTAAGCGCACTCATTGAGATTCCTAATGGGTTCGACAAGGCCAAAAATCCAAATTATCTTGATACAATTGAAAGCCAGCTTCGAAAAACGGGTGACACCATTTTCAATGTTAACAGGGTTAACATTGAATGTTCTACTGAAGTTCCATTTATCCCCACAAGTATAATAAACTCAGCTCGCAGGCAGTTAACCTTACAGCTCCGCACCAAAAGGATAGAGTTACACAAACAAAACCTTAGAGATAATACAAATAACCCGGCCACAGTTCCTAACCCAATCCTAACGTATAAAGCCAATGTTGCCAACAGGGCAAGCACCAATTTCCTGCTAAAACATGGAGCCCAAAGCATTGAACCTGCATTTGAGGTTAAGCGCCCCAAGGGCGAGGTGGAGCTGATGGTTACCCGATACTGTATCAAACACGAGCTGGGCTTATGCCCAAGCAAGCAAGGCGCCAAACCAACCGGACGACTTTATCTCAAAAATGACCATAACCTTTTTCCTCTGGTTTTTGACTGTAAGAACTGTGTGATGAAGGTGATTCAACCCAATAAGTAA
- a CDS encoding class I SAM-dependent methyltransferase: MIILETPSNWPDYELIDSGDGEKLERFGSQILARPEPQAIWRKALSQAEWNSLANAYFVKKKGNRESDNEWGEWNKKGNCKEQWTIGYSYKQMKLKFRLGLTSFKHVGIFPEQATNWDFIYDTIQHLSAEKPSVLNLFAYTGGASLAARAAGAEVTHVDSVKQTITWSRENMELSKLDGIRWMVDDAVKFVAREVRRAKTYNGIILDPPAYGRGPEGEKWILETNLCPLLENCKNLLTHKNSFLILNLYSMGYSPIIAESLVKSIFKVDKPEIGELYVVDRAGRKLPLGVFLRFLK; the protein is encoded by the coding sequence ATGATTATACTTGAAACACCCAGCAACTGGCCTGATTACGAGTTAATCGACAGCGGCGATGGCGAAAAGCTAGAACGGTTCGGCAGCCAAATTCTGGCTCGTCCCGAGCCACAAGCCATTTGGCGAAAAGCACTTTCACAAGCCGAATGGAATAGCTTAGCCAATGCATACTTTGTAAAGAAAAAGGGTAACCGCGAGAGCGATAACGAATGGGGCGAGTGGAATAAGAAGGGAAACTGTAAGGAGCAATGGACAATTGGTTACAGCTACAAACAAATGAAGCTAAAGTTCCGTTTAGGCCTTACATCGTTCAAGCATGTAGGCATATTCCCTGAACAAGCAACAAACTGGGATTTTATTTACGATACCATTCAGCATCTATCAGCAGAAAAACCATCGGTTTTAAATCTGTTTGCATACACTGGAGGTGCATCGCTGGCTGCTAGAGCAGCTGGGGCCGAAGTAACCCATGTCGATTCGGTTAAGCAAACCATTACCTGGTCGCGCGAGAATATGGAGCTTAGCAAGCTCGATGGAATTAGGTGGATGGTAGATGATGCCGTAAAATTTGTAGCGCGCGAGGTACGGCGCGCCAAAACCTACAATGGAATTATACTTGACCCTCCAGCCTATGGTAGGGGCCCCGAAGGTGAAAAATGGATACTTGAGACAAATCTATGTCCGCTTCTGGAAAATTGCAAAAATCTATTAACCCATAAAAACTCCTTCCTGATACTAAACCTTTACTCAATGGGCTACTCGCCCATAATAGCCGAAAGTCTGGTTAAAAGCATTTTTAAAGTTGACAAACCAGAAATAGGAGAGCTATATGTAGTTGACAGAGCTGGACGAAAATTACCGCTGGGTGTGTTTTTGCGGTTTTTAAAATAA
- a CDS encoding DUF6175 family protein, with the protein MKRLLLTFSLLAFAVLAFGQAKKPIIMVVPSDQYCISRGYKMEFNNQGLKQVLPDYKTALQTDPDLRLVITKMGQIMADRGFPLKDLEQELKNLEQERAESSMLTSSSSGSEMAESPIDALKRVAKADIIMDLDFEVKRQGPQKYIVFNLKGLDAYTAKQVSGVAGAGSPSTSASPELLLEEAVLSHMDNFNAGLMRHFEDMFAKGREVKVQIKVWANWGENLESEFGSDGNELSTIIEDWFADNCVEGRFNLSDATENFMKFEQVRIPMMRTDEKGRQRAVDTRSFVSDLRKYLNGMGIPSKLYMRGLGEAWLILGEK; encoded by the coding sequence ATGAAACGACTACTACTTACATTTTCGTTGCTTGCCTTTGCAGTTCTTGCATTTGGTCAAGCCAAAAAACCCATAATAATGGTTGTTCCCAGCGATCAGTACTGCATTAGTCGCGGGTACAAAATGGAGTTTAACAACCAGGGTTTGAAACAGGTTCTCCCCGATTACAAAACTGCTCTGCAAACCGATCCCGATTTACGTTTGGTTATTACCAAAATGGGTCAAATAATGGCCGATAGGGGCTTTCCTCTTAAGGACCTGGAGCAGGAACTTAAAAATCTGGAACAGGAACGTGCCGAATCGTCAATGCTAACAAGCTCATCGAGCGGCTCAGAGATGGCCGAAAGTCCCATTGATGCTTTAAAACGGGTTGCCAAGGCCGATATTATAATGGACTTGGACTTTGAGGTAAAGCGCCAAGGACCCCAGAAATACATTGTATTTAACCTAAAGGGCCTCGATGCATATACGGCAAAACAGGTATCGGGTGTGGCTGGGGCAGGTAGCCCATCCACATCGGCTTCGCCTGAACTTTTGCTCGAGGAAGCTGTGCTTAGCCACATGGATAACTTCAACGCAGGCCTTATGCGTCATTTTGAGGATATGTTTGCCAAAGGACGTGAGGTTAAGGTTCAAATAAAGGTTTGGGCTAACTGGGGCGAGAATCTGGAGTCAGAGTTTGGCAGCGATGGCAATGAGCTATCAACCATTATTGAGGACTGGTTTGCCGATAACTGCGTGGAAGGTCGCTTTAACCTTTCCGATGCAACTGAAAACTTCATGAAGTTTGAGCAGGTTCGTATCCCTATGATGCGTACTGACGAAAAAGGTCGCCAAAGAGCAGTTGACACCCGCTCATTTGTTAGCGATTTGCGCAAGTACCTGAACGGTATGGGAATACCCTCAAAGCTGTACATGCGCGGTTTGGGTGAAGCTTGGCTAATACTAGGTGAAAAGTAA